The following proteins come from a genomic window of Candidatus Aminicenantes bacterium:
- a CDS encoding cell division protein FtsZ, with protein sequence MDDDIKILYGREKKRGAVLKVIGVGGAGGNAINRMIEEDLKGVEFIAVNTDMQVLSTIRPPALKLQIGDKITKGLG encoded by the coding sequence ACATTAAAATCCTTTATGGCCGCGAAAAAAAACGGGGAGCCGTGCTGAAGGTCATCGGCGTGGGCGGCGCCGGCGGCAACGCCATCAACCGCATGATCGAGGAAGACTTGAAGGGCGTCGAGTTCATCGCCGTCAACACCGACATGCAGGTCCTGTCGACCATCCGGCCTCCGGCCCTGAAGCTGCAGATCGGCGACAAGATCACCAAGGGGCTGGG